In the genome of Streptomyces sp. P3, the window GTAGTCGCATGTCCGTCCTGAACACGTCCCTGCACGAGCTCGATCCGGAGATCGCGGCCGCGGTCGACGCCGAGCTGAACCGCCAGCAGTCCACGCTCGAGATGATCGCCTCGGAGAACTTCGCGCCGCTCGCGGTCATGGAGGCCCAGGGCTCGGTCCTGACCAACAAGTACGCCGAGGGCTACCCCGGCCGCCGCTACTACGGCGGCTGCGAGCACGTCGACGTCGCCGAGCAGATCGCCATCGACCGGGTCAAGGACCTCTTCGGCGCCGAGTACGCCAACGTCCAGCCCCACTCCGGCGCCTCCGCCAACCAGGCCGCCCTGTTCGCCCTCGCCCAGCCCGGTGACACCATCCTCGGCCTGGACCTCGCCCACGGCGGCCACCTCACCCACGGCATGCGGCTCAACTTCTCCGGCAAGCAGTTCGACGTGGTCGCCTACCACGTCGACGGCGCGGGCCTGGTCGACATGGCCGAGGTCGAACGCCTGGCCAAGGAACACCGCCCCAAGGTCATCATCGCGGGCTGGTCCGCCTATCCCCGAAAGCTCGACTTCGCCGAGTTCCGCCGCATCGCCGACGAGGTCGAGGCGTTCCTGTGGGTCGACATGGCGCACTTCGCGGGCCTGGTCGCGGCCGGTCTCCACCCCAACCCGGTGGAGTACGCCGACGTCGTCACCTCCACCACCCACAAGACCCTCGGCGGCCCCCGCGGCGGCATCATCCTCGCGAAGAAGGAGTTCTCCAAGAAGCTGAACTCCTCCGTCTTCCCCGGCTTCCAGGGCGGCCCTCTGGAACACGTCATCGCCGCCAAGGCCGTCTCCTTCAAGGTCGCCGCGAGCGACGACTTCAAGGAACGCCAGCGCCGCACGGTCGAAGGCGCCAAGATCCTCGCCGATCGCCTCACCGCGCCGGACGCCCGCGAGGCCGGCGTGAACGTCCTGTCCGGCGGCACCGACGTCCACCTCATCCTGGTCGACCTGCGCGCCTCGGCGCTGGACGGACAGCAGGCCGAGGACCGTCTCCACGAGGTCGGCATCACCGTCAACCGCAACGCCGTCCCCGACGACCCGCGCCCGCCGATGGTGACCTCCGGTCTGCGCATCGGCACCCCGGCCCTGGCCACCCGCGGCTTCACCGCCGAGGACTTCGCCGAGGTCGCCGACGTCATCGCCCGGGCCCTCAAGCCGTCCTACGACGCCGAAACCCTCAAGGCCCGGGTGACCGCCCTCGCCCGCAAGCACCCCCTGTACCCCGGCCTGAGCAAGTAGTTCCCTGGTGGGGGTGCCCGACGACGTGCGCCCCCGCCCTTTCCCGAGGAGTTCCCGTGGCCATCTCGGTCTTCGACCTGTTCTCGATCGGCATCGGCCCGTCCAGCTCCCACACGGTCGGCCCGATGCGGGCGGCCCGCATGTTCGCACGGCGGCTGCGCAACGAGTCCCTGCTGGACTCCGCCGCCTCGGTCCGCTGCGAGCTGTACGGCTCGCTCGGCGCGACCGGGCACGGCCACGGCACGCCCAAGGCGGTCCTGCTGGGCCTGGAGGGCTCCTCGCCGCGCACGGTGGACGTGGAGACCGCCGACGAGCGGGTGGAGCAGATCAGGAACTCCGGGCGGCTGCGGCTGCTCGGCTCGCACGAGATCCCGTTCTCCTTCGACGACGATCTCGTCCTGCACCGCCGCAAGGCGCTGCCGTACCACGCCAACGGCATGACGATATGGGCCCGTGACGCGCAGGGCGCCGAACTGCTGTCGAAGACGTACTACTCGGTCGGCGGCGGGTTCGTCGTGGACGAGGAGGCGGTCGGCGCGGACCGCATCAAACTCGACGACGCGGTGCTGAAGTACCCCTTCCGCACGGGCGACGAACTGCTGCGCCTCACGAAGGAGACGGGGCTGTCGATCTCCGCGCTGATGCTGGAGAACGAGCGGGCCTGGCGCACGGAGGACGAGATCCGGGCGGGCCTGCTGGAGCTGTGGCGGGTGATGCAGGGCTGTGTCTCGCGGGGCATGTCCCGGGAGGGCATCCTGCCGGGCGGCCTGCGCGTCCGCCGCCGCGCCGCCATGACGGCCCGTCAACTTCGGGCGGAGGGCGACGCGTTGGCGCACTCCATGGAGTGGATCACGCTGTACGCGATGGCCGTGAACGAGGAGAACGCGGCCGGCGGCAGGGTGGTCACGGCTCCCACGAACGGCGCGGCCGGCATCATCCCGGCGGTGCTGCACTACTACATGAACTTCGTGCCCGGCGCCGACGAGGACGGCGTCGTCCGCTTCCTGCTCGCGGCCGGCGCGATCGGCATGCTCTTCAAGGAGAACGCCTCCATCTCCGGTGCCGAGGTCGGCTGCCAGGGCGAGGTCGGCTCGGCCTGCTCGATGGCGGCGGGGGCGCTCGCCGAGGTCCTCGGCGGCTCCCCGGAGCAGGTGGAGAACGCGGCCGAGATCGGCATGGAGCACAACCTCGGCCTGACCTGCGATCCGGTGGGCGGCCTGGTCCAGATCCCGTGCATCGAGCGCAACGGCATGGCCGCGGTCAAGGCGGTCACCGCGGCCCGTATGGCGATGCGCGGCGACGGCTCGCACAAGGTGTCCCTCGACAAGGTCATCAAGACGATGAAGGACACCGGCGCGGACATGAGCGTCAAGTACAAGGAGACGGCCCGGGGCGGGCTCGCGGTGAACATCATCGAGTGCTGAGGGAGCGGGGGATCGATCTCCCGCTTGGTGACGGCCTCGACGCCGGCCCCGCAGACCGAAGACGGGGCGGACGGCGTCGACCCGGGCCGGCGGGGTCCCGTTCCGTCCCCGACGACGGTCTTCGGCCCACGACTGAGGGGGCGCCCCGTCGGCGCCCCCTGTCGGTTCCACGTCAGCCCGTACGGGCTCCCGTCACTTGTTCAGGTGGGCCCAGAACTCGTCGAACGAGAGGACCTTGTCGCCGTTCAGGTCGCGGGACTTGATGATGGCCTCGGCGACCGACTCCGTGACGTTCCAGTCGCCCTGCTGAGCCAGGGCGGTCTTGAACTCGGCCGCGGTGATGAAGCCGTCGCCGTCTGTGTCGATCCGCTGGAAATGGTTGCGCGCTTCTTCGATGTCGGCCACCGGTCCGCCCCTCTTCTTCATGCCTTGCGGCACATGTGCTGTTCTGCTGTCCAACTGACGCAGGCCAGATTAACGGCCCCGCCGGCCGCGGGACGCAGGACCTCCCGCTAGCGGAAGACGCCCGTGTGGCCGAGCGAGTAGCGGCCGGGCTGCGGATAGACGGCCAGGCCGTGCGGTCCGCTGCCGACCTTGATGCGGGCGAGCTGGTGACCGTCGGCGGTGTCGATGGCGTACACCTCGGAGTTGTACCGCCCGGACAGCCACAGGACCTTGCCGTCCGCCGAGACGCCGCCCATGTCGGGGCTGCCGCCGTCCGGCAGACGCCACTTCTTGGTGAGCTCGCCCTTGGTGAAGTCGAAGACGGAGACGGTGCCCTCGCCACGGTTGGTGACGTACATCTCGCGGGAGTCGCGGCTGACGTACAGCCCGTGGCAGCCCTTGCCGGTGTGCAGGAACCGCGGCTTGCCGAAGGTGTCGCCGTCGACGATCCACATGCCGTGGGCCATCATGTCGGCGACGTAGAACAGCTTGCCGTCCGGCGAGACCTTCACGTCCTGCGGCATGGCGCCCTTGAGGGGCAGCTTCTGCTGGGCGACGACCTTCATCCGCTCGGTGTCGACCTTCAGCAGTTCGCCGCTGAACTCGCAGGACACGATGAAGTACTTCCCGTCCAGGGAGAAGTCGGCGTGGTTGACGCCGTAGCAGGTGACCGGTTCGGTCTTGATCCGCTTCATCGTGTGCGGGTCCCGGAAGACGAGCTCACGGTCGAGGGAGGCCATGACGACGGCGTACCTGCCGTTGGGCGTGAAGTAGAGGTTGTAGGGGTCGTGCACCTCGACCGGCTTGCCCGTCTTCCCGGTGGCGGGGTCGATCGGGGTGAGGGTGTGCCCGCGGTCGTTGTTGACCCAGAGGGTCTTGAGGTCCCACGAGGGGACGACGTGCTGCGGCTGGCGTCCGACGCGGATCGTCTCGATCACCCGGTAGGTCTTC includes:
- the glyA gene encoding serine hydroxymethyltransferase, with amino-acid sequence MSVLNTSLHELDPEIAAAVDAELNRQQSTLEMIASENFAPLAVMEAQGSVLTNKYAEGYPGRRYYGGCEHVDVAEQIAIDRVKDLFGAEYANVQPHSGASANQAALFALAQPGDTILGLDLAHGGHLTHGMRLNFSGKQFDVVAYHVDGAGLVDMAEVERLAKEHRPKVIIAGWSAYPRKLDFAEFRRIADEVEAFLWVDMAHFAGLVAAGLHPNPVEYADVVTSTTHKTLGGPRGGIILAKKEFSKKLNSSVFPGFQGGPLEHVIAAKAVSFKVAASDDFKERQRRTVEGAKILADRLTAPDAREAGVNVLSGGTDVHLILVDLRASALDGQQAEDRLHEVGITVNRNAVPDDPRPPMVTSGLRIGTPALATRGFTAEDFAEVADVIARALKPSYDAETLKARVTALARKHPLYPGLSK
- a CDS encoding L-serine ammonia-lyase; this encodes MAISVFDLFSIGIGPSSSHTVGPMRAARMFARRLRNESLLDSAASVRCELYGSLGATGHGHGTPKAVLLGLEGSSPRTVDVETADERVEQIRNSGRLRLLGSHEIPFSFDDDLVLHRRKALPYHANGMTIWARDAQGAELLSKTYYSVGGGFVVDEEAVGADRIKLDDAVLKYPFRTGDELLRLTKETGLSISALMLENERAWRTEDEIRAGLLELWRVMQGCVSRGMSREGILPGGLRVRRRAAMTARQLRAEGDALAHSMEWITLYAMAVNEENAAGGRVVTAPTNGAAGIIPAVLHYYMNFVPGADEDGVVRFLLAAGAIGMLFKENASISGAEVGCQGEVGSACSMAAGALAEVLGGSPEQVENAAEIGMEHNLGLTCDPVGGLVQIPCIERNGMAAVKAVTAARMAMRGDGSHKVSLDKVIKTMKDTGADMSVKYKETARGGLAVNIIEC
- a CDS encoding EF-hand domain-containing protein, whose translation is MADIEEARNHFQRIDTDGDGFITAAEFKTALAQQGDWNVTESVAEAIIKSRDLNGDKVLSFDEFWAHLNK
- a CDS encoding YncE family protein produces the protein MHRNLVTSALLTGAALAVLAACGTDGRSGADGTGRTEAAVPAPAKKAARPVVDGLAGMPPLLDPKDVYAADRPNRLSPVVKDFPSRVYVPNTESDTVSVIDPKTYRVIETIRVGRQPQHVVPSWDLKTLWVNNDRGHTLTPIDPATGKTGKPVEVHDPYNLYFTPNGRYAVVMASLDRELVFRDPHTMKRIKTEPVTCYGVNHADFSLDGKYFIVSCEFSGELLKVDTERMKVVAQQKLPLKGAMPQDVKVSPDGKLFYVADMMAHGMWIVDGDTFGKPRFLHTGKGCHGLYVSRDSREMYVTNRGEGTVSVFDFTKGELTKKWRLPDGGSPDMGGVSADGKVLWLSGRYNSEVYAIDTADGHQLARIKVGSGPHGLAVYPQPGRYSLGHTGVFR